AGGAAAGATTCCGGACAAGCCGGAATGACAATCAGAGTGTGGTTTCTTAAGAAAGGCAGGGGAAATGCAAAGCTTAAATAGAAACTACGATTTCAACGAAGACACTGGATTCCCGCTTAAGACATGCGGGAATGACAGAAGAGTTTCGCCAGCAGGGTTATGAGGCTTAACTTATCGGCAAAGCCCTGATTCTGATTCTATTGTCTTCAAAAACTACAACGCTTCCCGCTGATAAAGCATCTTGTATTGTTGGAAGGTTTGATATTAACAGTGAAAGTTGTGAAGAGGGACGTTTATCAGTGCATCTAAAAAGTATTACAGAGGGCTTGGAATATTGTTTTAAAGCGAGTAATGTTCCAAAGTCAGTATCCGCAGATACAATTATCCTGTCATTCTGTAATGCATAGTCAAAGATTACAATATCGGAAGATGACTGCATGCCGATATCCCTGACATGGACTGCCTCAAGTCCGGCGTTTTTTAATCCTTTTGCAATTATAGGTGAAAGGGCGTTATCTATGAGGAATTTCATGCAGCAACGAGTGGGATCTGACGTTCTTTTACTGCTTCTGCGGCATAAAGCAATGCTTCACGAATATCTTCTGCTTTAATATCAGGATATGCCTCAAGAATTTCTTTTTCAGTCATACCATTAGCTACCATGCCGACAATTGTGGTTACGGGAATCCGCAACCCTCTGATACAAGGTATGCCCCCCATCTTATCTTGTTCTACTGTAATGCGTGTAAACTTCATTGTTATTCCCCTCCATCAAACTACTGCATTCTTGTTACCTATCCTCATTATACCAAAGCAGCCTAATAAAAGGAAAAATATAGTCAGAAAGGCGGCTTCACAGTGCTATTATTATTTATATAACAGAAACCCTAAAACGCATATCTCAGATTGACCATGCCTACCAAGATTTCCATTTTACTGTCAGGGAACACAGCCCTTGTTGAGCCTTGGGTAATTACATCGCTTTGATTGAGCTTAAGCAGTGTGTAGCTTCCACCGACATAAAAATTTATTTTTTCAGTTATCTCCCGCGCAATGCCGAGGCCAAGGTCAAGGCATGTGCCGTCTGTGTCAAATTCAAACTGCGAGTATGAACTGTTTTCTACAGTGCCTTTCGGGTAATAGGAATATGCCGCCCTTGCGTCAAGCGCCCATTTATTAATTTTATATCCAAGCCCTGTCCCTAACCCCGTCCTCCATAGGCTGAAGTCTTCGGTACTTCTGCCTGCTGCCGAGGCGCCGCGCCAGATAAATTTATCCCTCTTGAAATTTATGCCGTCCCATCCGCCTGATGCATAAAGCCTGTAATTGAAATTATCTAAATTATTTTTATATCCGAATCTGAGGTCATAAAACTGTCCGAAGACTTCCATGTCATTTGTCTGCGTCTGAATGCCGTTTCCCTTCCATGTTTCAGTATCCCCCCTGCCGGACGCCCAGTCAGTTGTAATGCCTGCGTAAAAGTTTTTCAATTTTTGAAAAGTATACTCGCCTGATATGCCCATCAGCACAACTTTCTGGCTGGATTTTGATTCAACATTTGTTCCAAAAGCAGAACTGCTTTCTTCATATTTAAGCGTCCCGTATCCGGCGTGCACGCCCGCGCCGAAACCGCCGGCATGGGAGATGCCGGTGAAAGATATGAGCAGGACTGTTGATAAAAGGAATTTTTTAGAGACAAGTGTAATATGGCGGGAAAACTGCCTCTGAATTTTTATCATCGTCAAAGAAATAATTAAATTTAAAGACCCCATGTGATAGTTTTTTAATTTAAACTCAAAACCTTATACTTTTTTTCGTTAAGGTGACGAATAAAAATTCTTCATCAATCTTCCCGCCATAATTATCTATCTTAGAACTATTATAACATCAATGAATATACAGGAAATGCTGGTGAATAATTTCTATACGACACCTTAGAAAAATTATAAGGGAAAACTTATGCTTTTAAATAACGGACTATTACAGCAGGTCTTATCTTAAATAATTTCTTTGTCGATTTATAGAAATTATGAGGCAGTTTTTCCTGTATATTTTCAGTTTACAATTTTTTTGTTTATTGATTCCGCCAGCCCCCTGTGCATTATTTTGCCTTTATATGTATTCAACGCGCTTCTTAAGGGAGAGTCATCACGCGCCGAGTTCGCTATCCCGTTTTTTGCAAGCAGTTTAATATACGGAAGGGTTTTGTTTGTGAGGGCCAGCGTGGAGGTCCTCGGATATGCCCCCGGCATATTGGCAACGCAATAGTGGATAACCCCGTCAACTTCATATACCGGGTTATCATGTGTTGTCGGTCTGGTTGTCTCAATACACCCGCCCTGGTCCACAGACACGTCAACAATGACAGAGCCTTTTTTCATCTTTGATACAATCTCCCTTGAAATCAGTTTCGGAGCCTTTGCGCCGGGAATCAGCACCGCGCCTATTACGGCGTCAGCCTTCAGAGCCTCAGATTCAATGTTTTCCTTTGTCGCGGGAAGCGTGCTCACGGCGCCGCGAAAAAGTTCATCTATATACTTAAGCTTTTCAATTCCCCTGTTTATCACTGTCACCCTTGCGCCCATTCCAATTGCTACCCTTGCCGCATTTATCCCCACTACGCCCGCGCCGAGAATAAGGACCTTTGCCGGAGGCACTCCTTCCACGCCTGTTATAAGTATACCGTTTCCATTGTAAACCTTTTGCAGGTAAAATGCGGCTATGATCGGCGCCATCCTTCCGGCGATTTCACTCATCGGCATGAGAAGCGGAAGCGTGCCGTTTTCCTCAAGGGTTTCGTAGGCAAATCCGGCGATATTTTTTCTTAAAAGAATATCTGTCAGTTCTATGTTTGCCGCAAGATGCAGGTATGTAAAGACTGCCTGACCATGCTGCAGTAATTCATATTCAGAGGGGAAGGGCTCTTTTACCTTAACGATTAACTCTGATTTACTGAATAAAGAATTCTTATCCGATATTTCAGCTCCTGCCTTAGTATAATCCCTGTCAGAGAAGCCGTTTCTTTCGCCTGCTGATTTTTCTATAATTATACTGTGACCGTCTTTTTTAAGTTCCCTGACTCCCGCAGGTGTTACAGCGACCCTGTATTCATGTTTCTTAATTTCTTTCGGGATGCCTATAATCATTTGAAAAATATCATATCCAAAATATGTTGTTTCATCAACTAAATTCCTTGACTTTCCTGCTAATTTAGATATAATGAAATTAGGTGCTTATATGAATAAAAGGCGCGCAGAAAGACTGATGATGGGTTTTAGGGCTAAGCTTATGCAGGGAGGGGTGAACTACACCGGCGTTATAGAAAACATTTCAACAACCGGCATATACTTGGTAACCGTTCCCACAAAAACTGCAATGGGGCTTGCCCCTGACACAACGCTGGAATTAATGTTTGAGCCTTTGCCTGGTGAGACGCTTAATTTTCATTGCAAGGTAAAATGGCATAAAAAAACATCTCCACATGAACTGACGGATATGATAGGCATGGAAATTATTAATCCGCAGTGGGATAAAAGTAATTATTTCATCTAAAGATATAATGATTAACTTACAGGTGCTTTCAATATAGTTGCTATGAAAACATGCCCCGATAAGGCAGGCTTTTCACTCATAGAACTTTTGATGGTTGTAGCTATAATCGGCCTCCTTGTTGCAATTGCAATCCCAAGCTACCTCGGCATGAAAAGCAAGGCTCACAGCGCAAGCATGATAAAGGCGGCGCAGAGCGCTTCAAGCGAACTTCAGTTCTGGCTGCAATCCTCTATTTCTTCCTATATAAATTTAAGACAGGTGGATACAGACTTCAGCGGTAAAATTGATAATTCGGACAAAACAAATATACAGCTTCTTACTGATGGTGTGGCCAATACTTATGTAACTGAAAGAAACAGCAAACTTGATGAAAAATCGCCATGGTATACAAACATATCGCTGTGGACTACGGATAGTTCCATACCGGCCGGAAGGCTTACGGTTTTACAACTTTCCGGCACTTCAATAAGGATTGTAGGGAAGGATAAGGACGGTAGTATTATTTATGATAATACCGTTTCTTCCGACTAAATATCATACATAAGGAGTCAAAAAATGGAAGACACTTCAGTTAAACATACGGAAAAAAAATATGCTGCCCTGCTGTCTGTGATTAGCGGCATTGAAAACCGCCTTATCTGGTCTGAACTTATTTATCTTGCTTTGAATCTGTTTATATTTGTTTTTACGGTCAACTTTATATTTTCATTTATCCATAATGGATTGCTTTTAATAAATTCAATCAGTCTGGCGTTTGTTTTATACTGTCTTGTCGTTGGGATGGGCATTTGTGCTTACTGGATGGCCTCAGCCTCAAGGCAGCACCTCAGGCTCAAGCTTCATTATTTCCAGGCAAGATATCTTGAGCGCAAGATTGGTTTC
This DNA window, taken from Nitrospirota bacterium, encodes the following:
- a CDS encoding DUF5615 family PIN-like protein, which codes for MKFLIDNALSPIIAKGLKNAGLEAVHVRDIGMQSSSDIVIFDYALQNDRIIVSADTDFGTLLALKQYSKPSVILFRCTDKRPSSQLSLLISNLPTIQDALSAGSVVVFEDNRIRIRALPIS
- a CDS encoding DUF433 domain-containing protein translates to MKFTRITVEQDKMGGIPCIRGLRIPVTTIVGMVANGMTEKEILEAYPDIKAEDIREALLYAAEAVKERQIPLVAA
- the ald gene encoding alanine dehydrogenase, producing MIIGIPKEIKKHEYRVAVTPAGVRELKKDGHSIIIEKSAGERNGFSDRDYTKAGAEISDKNSLFSKSELIVKVKEPFPSEYELLQHGQAVFTYLHLAANIELTDILLRKNIAGFAYETLEENGTLPLLMPMSEIAGRMAPIIAAFYLQKVYNGNGILITGVEGVPPAKVLILGAGVVGINAARVAIGMGARVTVINRGIEKLKYIDELFRGAVSTLPATKENIESEALKADAVIGAVLIPGAKAPKLISREIVSKMKKGSVIVDVSVDQGGCIETTRPTTHDNPVYEVDGVIHYCVANMPGAYPRTSTLALTNKTLPYIKLLAKNGIANSARDDSPLRSALNTYKGKIMHRGLAESINKKIVN
- a CDS encoding PilZ domain-containing protein, coding for MNKRRAERLMMGFRAKLMQGGVNYTGVIENISTTGIYLVTVPTKTAMGLAPDTTLELMFEPLPGETLNFHCKVKWHKKTSPHELTDMIGMEIINPQWDKSNYFI
- a CDS encoding type II secretion system protein, which encodes MKTCPDKAGFSLIELLMVVAIIGLLVAIAIPSYLGMKSKAHSASMIKAAQSASSELQFWLQSSISSYINLRQVDTDFSGKIDNSDKTNIQLLTDGVANTYVTERNSKLDEKSPWYTNISLWTTDSSIPAGRLTVLQLSGTSIRIVGKDKDGSIIYDNTVSSD